The following proteins are co-located in the Hydrogenispora ethanolica genome:
- a CDS encoding HPr family phosphocarrier protein, with protein sequence MTWQTVTVTNQTGLHARPASLFINAAAAFRSKITVTKNDRSGSAKSLLGILALGISKGSEITITAEGEDEAEAVAALVQLVESKFGEQ encoded by the coding sequence ATGACCTGGCAGACTGTAACTGTCACCAATCAAACGGGGCTTCATGCCCGGCCGGCTTCCTTATTCATTAATGCCGCGGCGGCGTTTCGGTCGAAGATCACCGTCACCAAGAACGACCGGAGCGGTTCGGCCAAGTCCTTGCTCGGCATCCTGGCATTGGGCATCAGCAAAGGCAGCGAGATTACCATCACCGCCGAAGGAGAAGATGAAGCGGAAGCGGTCGCGGCCCTGGTCCAATTGGTGGAATCCAAATTCGGCGAGCAATGA
- the ptsP gene encoding phosphoenolpyruvate--protein phosphotransferase: protein MKKGIPASPGYAIGTAFLKKEAAIRIGEETAVDIAAEQAKFKAAIETAGIQLAELREKARLEMGEAAAAILDSQLLFLDDPELTGAAARRIEMNQISAARAVRDIVAEYVAVFAGLEDEYLRERAADLRDIGARLLANLTGTGDDGFAGLPEQAIVVARDLTPSDTAQLDKAKVIALVTDGGGPTAHSAIMARTLEIPAVVGLGDITATIRSGDTLIVDGCAGAVLVNPDPPALAMYRGKKAGFEAEREQLKALAGAPAVTKAGKPIILAANIGKPEDAGQAIANGAEAIGLFRTEFLYMDRASLPGEEEQYRAYRQVAEQMAGKPVVIRTLDIGGDKHLPYLPLPEELNPFLGFRAIRLCLERKDIFRSQLRAILRASAHGDIQLMFPMIGAMAELRAAQEFLRQCMDELQAEGIPFNERIAIGMMIEIPAAAVMADEFARQVDFFSIGTNDLIQYTLAADRTNEKVSHLYDPMHPAVWRLIRTTIEAAHREGIWCGMCGELAGDPQAIPALLEYGLDEFSMNPGAILAAKKIIINS, encoded by the coding sequence ATGAAGAAGGGCATTCCGGCTTCGCCGGGTTATGCGATTGGCACGGCATTCTTAAAAAAAGAGGCGGCGATCCGTATTGGTGAGGAAACGGCGGTCGATATCGCGGCAGAACAAGCGAAGTTCAAGGCGGCGATCGAAACGGCCGGAATCCAGTTGGCAGAGTTGCGCGAAAAAGCCCGGCTGGAGATGGGCGAAGCCGCTGCCGCCATTTTGGACAGCCAACTGCTTTTCCTGGACGATCCCGAACTCACCGGAGCCGCCGCCCGAAGAATCGAGATGAATCAGATTAGCGCGGCCCGAGCGGTGCGGGATATCGTCGCGGAGTATGTCGCGGTGTTTGCGGGTTTGGAAGATGAATACCTGCGCGAGCGGGCGGCGGATCTGCGCGACATCGGCGCGCGGCTGCTGGCCAACCTGACCGGGACGGGCGATGACGGATTCGCCGGCTTGCCGGAGCAGGCGATCGTCGTGGCCCGGGATCTGACGCCGTCCGATACCGCGCAGCTGGACAAGGCGAAAGTGATCGCCTTGGTGACCGATGGCGGCGGGCCGACCGCTCACAGCGCGATTATGGCCAGAACCCTGGAGATTCCGGCCGTGGTCGGCCTGGGGGACATCACCGCGACGATCCGGAGCGGCGACACCCTGATCGTCGACGGCTGCGCCGGAGCGGTCCTGGTGAATCCCGATCCTCCAGCCCTGGCCATGTATCGGGGGAAGAAAGCCGGATTCGAGGCGGAACGGGAGCAGCTGAAGGCGCTGGCCGGCGCGCCGGCGGTCACCAAAGCGGGGAAACCGATCATTCTGGCGGCTAACATCGGTAAGCCGGAGGATGCCGGGCAGGCGATCGCCAATGGCGCCGAAGCCATTGGCCTGTTCCGGACGGAATTTTTATACATGGACCGCGCCAGCCTGCCCGGAGAGGAGGAGCAGTATCGGGCTTACCGGCAGGTGGCCGAGCAGATGGCCGGCAAGCCGGTGGTGATTCGGACCTTGGATATCGGCGGAGATAAACACCTGCCTTACCTGCCGCTGCCGGAAGAGTTGAATCCCTTTCTGGGGTTCCGCGCCATCCGCTTGTGCCTGGAACGAAAAGATATCTTCCGGAGCCAGCTCCGGGCGATCCTGCGAGCCTCCGCCCATGGAGATATCCAGCTCATGTTCCCGATGATCGGCGCCATGGCCGAGCTCCGGGCGGCCCAAGAGTTCCTGAGGCAATGCATGGACGAGTTGCAAGCCGAGGGGATTCCCTTCAATGAACGGATCGCGATTGGAATGATGATCGAGATCCCGGCGGCGGCGGTCATGGCGGATGAATTCGCGAGACAAGTCGACTTCTTCAGCATCGGCACCAACGACCTGATCCAGTATACGCTGGCGGCGGACCGGACCAATGAAAAAGTGTCTCATCTCTACGATCCGATGCATCCGGCGGTTTGGCGGTTGATCCGGACGACGATCGAAGCGGCGCACCGGGAAGGGATCTGGTGCGGCATGTGCGGCGAGCTGGCCGGCGATCCCCAGGCCATCCCGGCCCTGCTCGAATACGGGCTGGATGAGTTTTCGATGAACCCCGGCGCGATCCTGGCGGCCAAGAAGATCATCATCAACAGTTAA
- a CDS encoding Cof-type HAD-IIB family hydrolase, with product MGYRLICIDMDGTLFNSQRRITETTRASLRQVRDLGVHVVISTGRTYADAAYYAELIGTESVVIAANGAYIREKGGGKVIYQQALTEPLIRMILEICDRYRASFSLYTPWKEYYRDTFPRLLRGLFRLPRRRRGQIRIAAREAVSTREQWASVISREQDQLLKCVIFHRNQAKLRRIRDELARTGGLEVASSGWDNIELTCQGVSKGHGVALLARYYNLRQEEIMAIGDGENDLAMIQYAGLGVAMGNASAIVKGQADYITDTNDRDGVAKAIQRFVLDGPPPGASAPG from the coding sequence ATGGGCTATCGATTGATCTGTATTGATATGGACGGTACGCTTTTCAATAGCCAACGGCGGATCACCGAAACGACCCGGGCGAGTTTGAGGCAGGTCCGCGACCTTGGTGTCCATGTGGTCATCAGCACCGGCCGGACCTATGCCGACGCCGCCTATTATGCGGAACTGATCGGGACCGAGTCGGTGGTCATCGCGGCCAACGGGGCTTATATCCGTGAAAAAGGCGGCGGGAAAGTCATCTACCAACAGGCGCTGACCGAGCCCCTGATCCGGATGATCTTGGAAATCTGTGACCGGTATCGAGCCTCTTTCAGTTTGTACACTCCGTGGAAAGAGTATTATCGCGACACCTTTCCGCGGCTCCTCCGGGGCCTCTTTAGGCTGCCGCGGCGAAGGCGGGGGCAAATAAGGATCGCCGCCAGGGAAGCCGTGAGCACCCGCGAACAATGGGCGAGCGTCATCAGCCGCGAACAGGACCAACTGCTGAAGTGCGTCATCTTCCACCGGAACCAGGCCAAGCTGCGCCGGATCCGCGATGAACTGGCGCGGACCGGCGGCTTGGAAGTGGCCAGTTCGGGTTGGGACAATATCGAGCTGACCTGCCAAGGCGTTTCCAAAGGCCATGGCGTGGCGCTCCTGGCGCGGTATTACAACTTGCGGCAAGAAGAGATCATGGCCATCGGCGACGGCGAGAATGACTTGGCGATGATCCAATACGCCGGCTTGGGAGTGGCCATGGGCAATGCCAGCGCTATCGTCAAGGGACAGGCCGATTACATCACCGATACCAACGACCGGGACGGCGTCGCCAAGGCGATCCAGCGGTTCGTGCTCGATGGCCCGCCGCCCGGCGCCTCGGCGCCCGGCTAA
- a CDS encoding helix-turn-helix domain-containing protein, whose amino-acid sequence MAEDIRKLFGKNLRKIRGAQKISQEELAFRCGLHRTYVSSVERGERNISLENIQKLAEALEVSMKDLIPEE is encoded by the coding sequence TTGGCCGAGGATATCAGAAAATTATTCGGGAAAAACCTAAGAAAAATCAGGGGCGCCCAAAAAATTTCTCAAGAAGAATTAGCGTTTCGGTGCGGTCTTCACCGGACGTATGTCAGTTCGGTGGAACGCGGCGAAAGGAATATTTCGCTGGAAAACATCCAAAAACTGGCCGAAGCGCTTGAAGTATCGATGAAGGATTTGATTCCGGAGGAGTGA
- a CDS encoding helix-turn-helix transcriptional regulator yields the protein MDELITAAEVMKILKISRATLNRWVKAGKIPSLKLGEGRKGTVRFKLKDIEEFINNLNE from the coding sequence TTGGATGAACTGATCACCGCCGCAGAGGTTATGAAAATTTTAAAGATCAGCCGCGCCACTTTAAACCGATGGGTGAAAGCAGGAAAAATTCCTTCATTAAAGCTGGGCGAGGGGAGAAAAGGGACGGTAAGGTTTAAATTGAAGGATATTGAGGAGTTTATCAATAATTTAAACGAATGA
- a CDS encoding RHS repeat-associated core domain-containing protein, which produces MRAVKFVVLGMILCLVLTFSFSRTVLAEDSSSDTASAQSTGEVAARSVVTPTEYGAAAEDDLEKLKNSKEQFKEVDPTGAFQYQYPLNLPPGANGMNPTLKLFYNSNSPNGMLGIGWMLWGIAEIKRDYSYPVNYNDTDHFMYNGEKLVKDSAGKYHTAKESYARIEYKNPNTGTSYWVVTQKNGTKMYFGYQALEHSSPSAGGRIEGIGVSGTDKTIVWSLSKVVDLQGNYYVLEYNLDATNGDFYPVRVTYTKNEKYSLTACKTIEFLYETRNDHYTTYSPTKIDTDKRLKWISIKMGGNLLRKYRLDYEQVSSGCSRLVSITEYGNDGNIPSYKTTDLPCVIDNFIATGKALPPVRFEWQNNESGWDDTAFGLGTQLGYWKGYDGASSQSFHFPGDFNGDGKTDFMYWESEKGWRVLLSTGSGWEDKFFGPGTQLGYWAGYKERTSQNFHFPGDFNGDGKTDFMYWESGKGWRALLSTGSGWDDKFFGPGTQLGYWKGYTESTSQSFHFTGDFNGDGKTDLMYWESGKGWRALLSTGSGWDDKFFGPGTQLGYWKGYTESTSQSFHFTGDFNGDGKTDLMYWESAKGWRALLSTGSGWDDKFFGPGTQLGYWKGYTESTSQSFHFTGDFNGDGKTDLMYWESAKGWRALLSTGSGWDDKFFGSGTQLGYWKGYTESANQSFHFTGDFNGDGKTDLMYWESAKGWRALLSTGSGWDDQFFGPGIQLGYWNGYNGTSSQSFQFPSDFNGDGKTDFMYWVPGSGWWALLNNKATVSDLLFNFDCSAEDSGLHNLFSLYLSTNQPVYGTYSYGAIGKVSSKWLNNINDVKRNSYSVQVKYVVKFGDRKDENKSTPYFRVKLSDGQQLVNQSFINEIRSGTFVIPANDYVIVEWESGHRENEHTLHHDEQIGYVGSYSLAFDDNSGGDFSTSYVLKTIQNGQGGTTSISYLPLSQIPGAVQPNSSQYPNIANSSATPVVREITYDDGLSHVIKYRYDYSNGMIHTGPTYERANLGFAWIERTDQNTGSSVRTYYRQDDLDLRLMVDKEEVYGSNRALYLKKQYQYDKRVTVDNAADLTSPGAKFIYVADEYADNHNGESGDPVTYRIHYSYDDYGNLRQTINYGDTAVATDDRQSDMTYDYIAAQNLSLLKSEQQSGYLLSGQKGLIAQTDYAYNSSYLLDTKTSYNGSQKIINRYEYDPYGNVTALTDGRGHRTTFQYDSNYASYLRYRTNPLGQTEETRYDSLMNPIATVDANGSAWQITYDGFSRVKSRISPGDDAANPTQRISYPDEFPDSAGKPLFPNRQRIEKKLGNGNYLEYNTYSDGLERPVQSKIEAKNGWVTMDYAYDNSGRKRQTSVPYFTSGAAYSAPDPSVKSTVWTYDPIDRVSASKNPDGTVIQTLYGKQEIKTVDENLYLTSKLIIGNTESSLKFTGTYPGASEYSRTAKTTWGDAVQTVDPNGNRFLDRLDMLGRKVGSTDPVSGTWSYSYDENHNLTSWTDAKNQLVRLEYDALNRVTKKIYPNGSTVNFYYDETGYGYSKGRLTRAVYPGGEERYTYDSRGRQTAVTQIIDGQSRTKRLTYNSLDQIVTLTYPDGEVATYSYDAGGKITGLSGASAYVSALEYTALGKTGSLTYGNGVQTSYDYYDTAGKIDSSAGTPYSFLLKQIRVTRAGSDLLSLGYEYDKTGNVKLKKDNLNGTLSESYGYDELNRLTSASSGLSGSKTFRYDKLDNILQKDSRSYQYGAAKPYTLASDGRYSYSHDANGNMTARSDGRSINWDYENRVTSISDGGTYAYNFQGQRLKKADANGVTRYYFFPEYEEEYQAGVKTKTVKYYFVRSDRVAERSSAEGVRYYHKDHLGSSTLITDANGNAVLKTTYAPYGSETSSQGSAAVAYTFTDKEKDNTGFIYFGARFYDPEVGRFISADPAEDGANWYAYCNDNPVRFVDPWGLDVGVPGVISGHGETSGYNVSETVTHHSDGSFTVDYHSTSNNGSQSHSSYSFNSNGNLINGSSSSNDRIANVMGNVLPGSASYGNAINSFENGDYLGAIGWTANGVAEEFTFLSGIGALGKLGSSLVKKGTESISKIGTELKFDLQFFSKSDIKQVNSVAKEFKMSPEVRRQFGDYVESLKDIVPNNKNFSYAELRDIAKEFLGK; this is translated from the coding sequence ATGCGCGCAGTCAAGTTCGTGGTTCTCGGGATGATTCTTTGTCTGGTCTTAACTTTTAGCTTTTCACGGACAGTCTTGGCAGAAGATAGTTCCTCTGACACGGCGAGCGCTCAATCAACGGGTGAAGTCGCCGCGCGCTCGGTGGTTACTCCCACCGAATATGGCGCGGCCGCCGAGGACGACCTGGAGAAGTTGAAAAACTCCAAGGAACAATTCAAAGAAGTCGATCCCACCGGAGCCTTTCAATACCAGTATCCGCTCAACCTGCCGCCGGGCGCCAACGGCATGAATCCCACGCTTAAACTATTTTATAACTCGAACAGCCCCAACGGGATGCTCGGCATCGGCTGGATGCTCTGGGGGATCGCCGAGATCAAGCGGGATTACTCGTATCCGGTCAATTATAACGATACCGACCATTTCATGTACAACGGCGAAAAACTGGTCAAAGATTCAGCCGGAAAATATCACACCGCGAAGGAAAGCTATGCGCGAATCGAATACAAGAATCCGAACACCGGCACATCGTACTGGGTCGTCACCCAGAAGAACGGGACCAAAATGTACTTCGGCTATCAGGCCCTGGAGCACTCTTCCCCGAGCGCCGGCGGCCGGATCGAGGGCATCGGCGTTTCGGGGACTGATAAGACGATCGTCTGGTCGTTAAGCAAAGTGGTTGATTTGCAAGGGAATTATTATGTTTTGGAATATAATTTAGATGCAACTAACGGTGATTTCTATCCCGTACGGGTTACATATACCAAAAACGAGAAATATTCTTTGACGGCTTGTAAAACCATTGAGTTCCTATATGAAACAAGAAACGATCATTACACCACATATTCTCCCACCAAGATTGATACGGATAAAAGACTGAAATGGATATCAATCAAAATGGGCGGCAATCTCCTTCGAAAGTATCGTCTGGACTACGAACAGGTTTCCTCGGGTTGCAGTCGATTGGTGAGCATAACGGAATACGGAAACGACGGGAATATTCCTTCATATAAAACAACCGATTTGCCTTGCGTAATTGATAATTTTATTGCTACCGGCAAAGCTTTGCCTCCAGTAAGGTTTGAGTGGCAAAATAACGAGAGTGGCTGGGATGATACCGCTTTTGGCCTCGGAACTCAACTTGGTTACTGGAAAGGGTATGATGGAGCAAGTAGTCAAAGTTTTCATTTTCCTGGAGATTTCAATGGAGATGGTAAGACTGATTTTATGTATTGGGAATCGGAAAAAGGTTGGCGCGTACTGTTAAGTACGGGAAGTGGTTGGGAGGATAAATTCTTTGGACCTGGGACTCAACTAGGCTATTGGGCTGGATACAAAGAAAGGACTTCCCAAAATTTTCATTTTCCTGGAGATTTCAATGGAGATGGTAAGACCGATTTTATGTACTGGGAATCAGGTAAAGGTTGGCGTGCTCTTCTAAGTACAGGTAGTGGATGGGATGACAAATTTTTTGGTCCTGGAACCCAACTTGGCTACTGGAAAGGATATACTGAATCAACAAGCCAGAGTTTTCATTTTACAGGAGATTTCAATGGAGACGGAAAAACCGATCTGATGTACTGGGAATCAGGGAAGGGTTGGCGCGCTCTTTTAAGTACGGGTAGCGGATGGGATGACAAATTTTTTGGTCCTGGAACCCAACTTGGCTACTGGAAAGGATATACTGAATCAACAAGCCAGAGTTTTCATTTTACAGGAGATTTCAATGGAGACGGCAAAACCGATCTGATGTACTGGGAATCAGCCAAGGGTTGGCGTGCTCTTCTAAGTACGGGAAGTGGCTGGGATGACAAATTTTTTGGTCCTGGAACCCAACTTGGTTACTGGAAAGGATATACTGAATCAACAAGCCAGAGTTTTCATTTTACAGGAGATTTCAATGGAGACGGAAAAACCGATCTGATGTACTGGGAATCAGCCAAGGGGTGGCGTGCTCTTTTAAGTACGGGTAGCGGATGGGATGACAAATTTTTTGGTTCTGGAACCCAACTTGGTTACTGGAAAGGATATACTGAATCAGCAAACCAGAGTTTTCATTTTACAGGAGATTTCAATGGAGACGGCAAAACCGATCTGATGTACTGGGAATCAGCCAAGGGTTGGCGTGCTCTTCTAAGTACGGGTAGCGGATGGGACGATCAGTTTTTTGGCCCCGGAATTCAGTTGGGCTATTGGAATGGATATAATGGAACGAGTAGTCAAAGTTTTCAATTCCCCAGTGATTTTAATGGGGATGGTAAAACCGACTTTATGTATTGGGTTCCAGGCAGCGGATGGTGGGCGTTATTAAATAACAAGGCTACTGTCTCCGATTTACTCTTTAATTTCGACTGTTCCGCGGAAGATTCTGGGCTCCATAATTTGTTTAGTCTATATTTATCCACAAATCAGCCCGTTTATGGAACATATAGCTATGGCGCGATTGGAAAAGTAAGCTCAAAATGGCTCAATAACATCAATGATGTTAAGAGAAACTCTTATTCTGTGCAAGTGAAATATGTTGTCAAGTTTGGGGACCGAAAGGATGAAAATAAATCAACGCCATATTTTCGAGTAAAATTGTCCGATGGACAACAATTGGTCAACCAATCGTTCATTAATGAAATCCGAAGCGGCACATTTGTTATTCCAGCGAATGATTATGTTATTGTAGAATGGGAATCCGGACATCGAGAAAATGAACATACGCTTCATCATGATGAACAAATCGGTTATGTGGGAAGCTATAGTTTGGCATTTGATGATAATTCTGGAGGAGATTTCTCAACTTCTTACGTTTTGAAAACAATCCAAAACGGTCAGGGCGGTACCACAAGTATTTCGTATCTTCCCTTATCCCAGATCCCCGGCGCGGTTCAACCCAATAGCAGCCAATACCCGAACATCGCCAACTCCAGCGCCACTCCGGTAGTTCGCGAAATCACTTACGACGATGGCCTATCTCACGTCATCAAATATCGCTACGATTACTCCAACGGCATGATCCATACCGGCCCCACCTACGAACGGGCGAACCTCGGCTTCGCCTGGATCGAGAGGACCGACCAAAACACCGGCAGCTCGGTCCGGACCTACTACCGCCAGGACGACCTCGATCTCCGGCTAATGGTCGATAAAGAAGAAGTCTACGGCTCCAACCGCGCGCTCTATCTGAAAAAGCAGTATCAGTACGACAAGCGGGTGACCGTCGACAACGCGGCCGACCTGACCAGTCCCGGCGCCAAATTCATCTACGTCGCCGACGAATACGCCGATAACCATAACGGCGAATCCGGCGATCCGGTCACCTACCGGATCCACTACAGCTACGACGATTACGGCAACCTCCGGCAAACGATCAACTACGGCGACACCGCCGTGGCGACGGACGACCGGCAATCCGACATGACCTATGACTATATCGCCGCGCAGAATCTATCCCTGCTCAAAAGCGAGCAGCAAAGCGGCTATCTGTTGAGCGGCCAGAAGGGACTCATCGCCCAAACCGACTATGCCTATAACTCAAGTTACCTGTTGGATACCAAAACCTCCTATAACGGCAGCCAGAAAATCATCAACCGCTATGAATACGATCCCTACGGCAACGTCACCGCCCTCACCGACGGCCGGGGCCACCGGACCACCTTCCAGTACGATAGCAACTACGCCAGTTATCTCCGCTACCGGACCAATCCCTTGGGCCAGACGGAGGAGACGCGCTACGACAGCCTAATGAACCCCATTGCCACCGTGGATGCCAACGGCAGCGCCTGGCAGATCACCTATGACGGATTCTCCAGAGTCAAGAGCCGGATCTCCCCCGGCGACGACGCGGCCAATCCCACGCAGCGGATCAGCTATCCCGACGAATTCCCCGACAGCGCCGGAAAGCCCCTCTTCCCCAACCGGCAGCGGATCGAAAAGAAGCTCGGCAACGGCAACTATCTGGAGTACAATACCTACTCCGACGGACTGGAGCGGCCGGTCCAATCCAAGATCGAAGCCAAAAACGGCTGGGTCACCATGGATTACGCCTATGACAACAGCGGCCGGAAGCGCCAAACCTCCGTGCCCTACTTTACCTCCGGCGCCGCCTACTCGGCCCCGGATCCCAGCGTCAAAAGCACCGTATGGACCTATGACCCCATCGACCGGGTAAGCGCTTCCAAGAACCCGGATGGCACCGTCATCCAAACCCTGTACGGCAAACAGGAAATCAAAACGGTGGATGAGAATCTCTACCTCACCAGTAAACTGATCATCGGAAACACCGAATCCAGCCTGAAATTCACCGGAACCTACCCGGGCGCCTCCGAATACTCCCGGACCGCCAAAACCACCTGGGGCGACGCCGTCCAGACCGTCGACCCCAATGGAAATCGTTTCCTCGACCGGCTGGACATGTTGGGCCGAAAAGTCGGCAGCACCGACCCGGTGAGCGGAACCTGGAGCTACAGCTATGACGAGAATCACAACCTGACCTCATGGACCGACGCCAAAAACCAGTTGGTCCGGCTGGAATACGACGCCTTGAACCGCGTCACCAAAAAGATCTATCCGAACGGCAGCACAGTGAATTTCTATTACGACGAAACCGGCTACGGCTACTCCAAAGGCCGGCTGACCCGGGCCGTCTATCCGGGCGGCGAGGAACGGTACACTTACGACAGCCGCGGCCGGCAGACCGCCGTAACCCAGATCATCGACGGCCAGAGCCGGACCAAGCGCCTGACCTATAACTCCCTGGACCAGATCGTCACCCTCACCTATCCCGACGGCGAAGTGGCAACCTACAGTTACGATGCAGGCGGCAAAATCACCGGCTTGAGCGGCGCCAGCGCCTATGTCTCGGCCCTGGAGTATACCGCCTTGGGCAAGACCGGCAGCCTCACCTATGGCAATGGCGTCCAAACCAGCTACGATTACTACGACACGGCCGGCAAAATCGACAGTTCCGCCGGAACGCCCTACAGCTTCCTACTCAAGCAGATCCGGGTCACGAGGGCCGGGAGCGACCTGTTGAGCCTGGGCTACGAATACGACAAGACCGGCAATGTCAAGCTCAAGAAAGACAATCTCAACGGCACCCTCAGCGAGAGCTACGGCTACGACGAGCTGAACCGGCTCACCAGCGCCAGCTCCGGACTGTCCGGCAGCAAGACGTTCCGTTACGATAAGCTCGATAACATCCTGCAGAAAGATTCCCGGAGCTATCAATACGGCGCCGCCAAACCGTACACCCTGGCCAGCGACGGCAGATACTCCTACAGCCACGACGCCAACGGCAATATGACGGCCCGCAGCGACGGCCGGAGTATCAATTGGGATTACGAAAACCGGGTAACTTCTATTTCCGATGGCGGAACCTACGCCTACAACTTCCAGGGGCAACGGCTCAAGAAAGCCGACGCCAATGGGGTGACCCGGTATTACTTCTTCCCGGAGTATGAGGAGGAGTATCAGGCAGGAGTCAAGACCAAAACGGTGAAGTATTACTTCGTCCGGAGCGACCGGGTGGCGGAGCGGTCATCGGCCGAAGGGGTGCGATATTATCATAAGGACCACCTCGGCTCCTCGACGCTGATCACCGACGCCAATGGAAACGCGGTCTTGAAAACCACCTATGCGCCGTATGGCAGCGAGACCTCTTCGCAAGGGTCGGCGGCGGTGGCCTATACGTTCACTGATAAGGAGAAGGACAACACCGGGTTTATCTACTTCGGGGCGAGGTTCTATGACCCGGAAGTGGGAAGGTTTATTTCGGCGGATCCGGCCGAGGATGGGGCGAATTGGTATGCGTATTGTAACGATAATCCGGTGAGGTTTGTGGATCCGTGGGGGTTGGACGTGGGAGTACCTGGTGTAATTAGTGGGCATGGGGAAACCAGTGGATATAATGTATCTGAAACCGTGACACATCATTCCGATGGAAGTTTTACAGTGGACTACCATTCTACTTCAAATAATGGTAGTCAAAGTCATTCTTCATATTCATTTAATTCTAATGGGAATCTAATAAATGGGAGTAGCAGTAGTAATGATAGAATAGCCAATGTAATGGGTAATGTTCTTCCGGGTTCTGCTTCATATGGAAATGCAATTAACAGTTTTGAAAATGGGGATTATCTTGGCGCAATTGGTTGGACAGCAAATGGAGTTGCAGAAGAATTTACTTTTCTCAGCGGAATAGGTGCTTTAGGAAAATTAGGTTCTTCATTAGTTAAAAAAGGAACAGAGTCAATATCAAAAATTGGAACAGAATTAAAATTTGATTTACAGTTTTTCTCAAAATCCGACATAAAACAAGTAAATTCAGTGGCTAAAGAATTTAAAATGTCACCTGAAGTACGAAGACAATTTGGTGACTATGTTGAATCTCTAAAAGATATAGTCCCAAATAATAAAAACTTTTCATATGCAGAGCTAAGAGATATTGCAAAAGAATTTTTAGGGAAGTGA
- a CDS encoding DUF4279 domain-containing protein has protein sequence MTYTGSCSLIIRGTKLEFDEIKTELNIIPSKVVRRGETISKIIPKSEYDIWIYEVKFRDNEEVNETLEPLLSNLLSSKQFLQNLSSSFDVVLKCYVQSDLAQINFEFSPKVISYLAEIKLRLEVSIFSWGGVEDR, from the coding sequence ATGACTTATACAGGCAGTTGTAGTTTGATTATCAGAGGAACTAAATTAGAGTTTGATGAAATAAAAACGGAGCTAAACATAATCCCCTCAAAGGTGGTTAGAAGAGGGGAAACAATAAGTAAAATTATTCCTAAAAGTGAATATGATATTTGGATTTATGAAGTAAAGTTCAGAGATAATGAAGAAGTAAATGAAACTTTAGAACCTTTATTATCAAATCTTTTATCGTCAAAACAATTCTTGCAAAATTTATCCAGTAGTTTCGACGTTGTGCTAAAATGTTATGTTCAATCCGATTTAGCACAAATAAATTTTGAGTTCAGCCCCAAAGTTATTTCATATCTAGCTGAAATAAAATTAAGGCTTGAGGTTTCCATTTTTTCATGGGGCGGGGTCGAAGATAGGTAA